The following nucleotide sequence is from Chlamydiota bacterium.
AGAGTAAATCTTCCCCTGAATGAATTTTCACATTCAACATCAAATTAATTTTGCGAAGGATTTCTTGAGGATCTAAAGTCTGAAAAATAGATTTGAATTCGGGTCGAAACTCAAAATTAATTTCAATATGATTTCTAAAATTTTCTTTACCAAACTTATTGATTGTAAATGATTTACCTATCTGCCGAGCTCCACGAACAAGAAGGGGCCTGCGGTCTTTTTCCATCTTCCACTTTAAAAAATAGTTTTCGATACTTCTTTTCATCACTACTTATCCTTATCATTCCAATGACCCTTCGAGATCATCGTGTACGATGAAAATTCTTTCCATCATGCTTTTTTTGTAGTCGCCCGATTCATCGGGCAGTCCGTGCGGCCCCATAAATGGGGCGACTACAAAATGAGCCTAACTTTCATAACAAAAAATTATATAACCTTATTTTAATCAAAAATTGTATAAAATACAGGGTTATTTTATGAAAATTATGATTAAAACATAAATATTATTTATAATAACCTGCAGCTTAGGGTATTACAATCTCCACATCCGCAACCAACACTGACCCCTTTTTTATTCATATTAAGCCGTTACTAAAGTGCTCAAACTATTTAACCCAGATTTTGCAATAGACGCGAGAACCGAGACGCAAAAGCTTGAGCCGAATAGCCTTGAAGAAAACGTAGACGTACATGATAGTGTACGTCGAGGCTTTCTGAAAGGCTAGGCGGCCAAGATCTTGCGTCGAATTCCGCGGCCTATTGCAAATTCTGGGTTTAATTGTTCTTCGTGTGCCAAAGAAGCAACGGCATAAAGAGGCCTGGAATCTATTTTCTCAAAAACAGAATAGGGATAGAGTGAAAATTGATCAAGCGTTTCATATTTTGGTCAAATATCAGACTAATATTAATATAAATGGTCCTATTTCAGATGTAATATGAAATTTTTTGGTTAAAAATCAAGGTTTTACTGATGTTCCCATCTCCGCCTCTTCCACCAGCATCACAGGGATTCCTTCTTTAATGGGGTAGCGCCGGCCGCAAGATTTGCAGCAGATTTTTTCATTTTTAAGTTCAATATCGCCATGACAGGCAGGGCAAGCTAAGATTTCTAAAAGCTCTTTGTCGATCATAAACGTTTCTCCTTTTGATTTTTCAACTTCCAATATCCTCCTCGATCGCTCCCAATCCTTTCAAGCACCCCTTCTTTTCTTAATTTTTGGATGTATTCCTTCACAGTTTCTCGGCTGATTGAAAGCTTTTGGGCAATCATCTCGCGCGTTATAGTGGGATCTTCCTCTACAACCCTTAAAATCTTTCGAGAAAGAGAAACTTTACCCTGAACTTCTGGGGGGTTTATCTGGGGGGTCTTCTGGGGGGTATTTTTAAAAGGTTCTGGGGGGATAGATATCCCATAATTCCTTTTCTCCTCAACCCTCTTCCAATAACCTCCTCGATCACTCCCAATCCTTTCAAGCACCCCTTCTTTTCTTAATTTTTGGATGTATTCCTTCACAGTTTCTCGGCTGATTGAAAGCTTTTGGGCAATCATCTCGCGCGTTACAG
It contains:
- a CDS encoding Trm112 family protein; this encodes MIDKELLEILACPACHGDIELKNEKICCKSCGRRYPIKEGIPVMLVEEAEMGTSVKP